The DNA region AGGCCGGCGGCGGTCTCGTCGCTGCGGATGGCGTCGAAGGCGCGCCCGATCTTGGAGGCGCGCATGCGCCACAGCGCCAGCAGCACGATGGCCACGGCGGCGGCCACGTGCCACCACTGCGTCAGTTGCGGGATGCCGTTCAGGCCCAGCGCGCCGCCGGTCACCGATTCCGTGTTGAGGATGGCCACCCGCACCACTTCGCCGAAACCCAGCGTCGCCATGGCGAGGTAGACCCCGGACAAGCGGATGGTGGGCAGGCCGATCAGCGCCGCCACCACCGCCGGCGCGGCCATGCCGCCGGCCAGCGCCACCGAGAAAGGCATGTCGTAGTTCATCGTCAGCAGCGCCGCGGCATAGGCGCCGATGCCCATGAAGGCGGCGTTCGCCATGGCCAGCATGCCGCAGGCCAGGGTCAGCCAGATGGACAGCGCCAGCAAGGCATTGGTCCCCAGCGACAGGACCAGGTTGCCGTAGATATTCCAGAAATTTTCGAGTCCGCTCATGCTCAAGCCTTGCGTTGCACCACTTTGCCGAACAGGCCCTGGGGGCGCACCAGCAGGATCAGGAAGAGCAGGCCGAAAGCCACCGCGTCGCGCATCGTCGATCCGATGTACGCGACCGACAGCACTTCGGCGAAGCCCAGGAACAGGCCGCCGAGCATGGCGCCGCGGATGTCGCCCATGCCGCCCAGGATGATGACGGCGATGCCCTTGTGCAGCATGGGCTGGCCCATCAGCGGGAAGACGGCGTTCGAATACAAGCCGATCAGCAGGCCCGCCACGCCGCCCAGCGCGCCCGCCATGAAGGAGGTCACCAGGAACAGTTGCTCGACGTTGATGCCCAGCAGCCAGGCGGCCTTGGGCGATTCGGCGATGGCGCGCAAGGCGCGGCCGAACTGCGTGCGGTGCATGACCAGCATCAGCACCGCCATCAAGGCGAAGGACAGGAAGATGATGGCCAGCTCGATGACCGTCACGTGCATGCCGGCGATGACCAGCGTCTGCTCGGGCACGATGCCCGCCGGAAAGCGCTGGTTGCTGGCGCCGTAGACGCCCTGCATGCCGTTGTTCAGGATGATGCCCACGCCGATGGTGGCGATCATCGGGATCAGGTGGGGCGCGTTGCGCTTGCGCAGCGGCTTGAGCACCAGCCAGTCGATCAGGGCGCCGACCGCCCCGGAGGCCACGAAGGCCCCGATGACGGCGACCCACAGCGGAACGCCCAGTTTGGTAATGAAGGACAGCGCCACGTATGCGCCCACCATGAATACCGCGCCATGGGCCAGATTGATAATGCCCAGCACGCCGAAGACCAGCGTGAAGCCCAGCGCGAACAAGGCGTACACACAGCCCAGGGACAGGGCATTGACGAATTGTTGTTCCAACATTCCAGGGGTTCCGAATCGAAAAACGCCTTGCGGACAGCGGCGATGGCCGCGGCCCGCAAGGCGTCGAACACGGCGTCGGCCGCGCTCGCCTTGCTTGGTTTACTTCACGATGAGGTACTTGCCGTCCTTCGTCACGCTGACGATGGGCGCTTGCTCGGCGTCATAGCCGGCGGGCCTGCCGGCGCGGTCCTTGGCCTGGCGGAACTTGAAGGGGCCGGTGGCGCCGGTCCAGCTCACGGCAGGCAGGGCATCGCGCAGGGCGGCACGGTCGGCGGCGAGGTCACCCGTCAGCTTGGTCTTCTTCAGGGCCGCGGCAACGATGTGCATGGCGTCGTACGCCTGGGCCGCGAATTGATCGGGGGCCATGTTGTACTTGGCCTTGTAGGCACCGATGAACTTGGTATTTTCAGGGGCCGGATTTTCGATCGACCAGGGGCTGCCGACCCACAGGTCGTTGGAGGCCGCGCCGGGCGCCAGCTCGAAGATCTTAACCGAATTCATGCCGTTGCCGCCAATGAACGGCACGTTCAGGCCG from Bordetella genomosp. 10 includes:
- a CDS encoding branched-chain amino acid ABC transporter permease; this translates as MSGLENFWNIYGNLVLSLGTNALLALSIWLTLACGMLAMANAAFMGIGAYAAALLTMNYDMPFSVALAGGMAAPAVVAALIGLPTIRLSGVYLAMATLGFGEVVRVAILNTESVTGGALGLNGIPQLTQWWHVAAAVAIVLLALWRMRASKIGRAFDAIRSDETAAGLMGIDVRANKMAAFILGAAVAGLAGALNAHLTFFIGPQEFGFDRGVEILTMTILGGINSLIGPLLGSAIITVLPEALRGLGDFRLVANGVILVLIVLFLPQGIWDPARFARWTRKGGKRHA
- a CDS encoding branched-chain amino acid ABC transporter permease — protein: MLEQQFVNALSLGCVYALFALGFTLVFGVLGIINLAHGAVFMVGAYVALSFITKLGVPLWVAVIGAFVASGAVGALIDWLVLKPLRKRNAPHLIPMIATIGVGIILNNGMQGVYGASNQRFPAGIVPEQTLVIAGMHVTVIELAIIFLSFALMAVLMLVMHRTQFGRALRAIAESPKAAWLLGINVEQLFLVTSFMAGALGGVAGLLIGLYSNAVFPLMGQPMLHKGIAVIILGGMGDIRGAMLGGLFLGFAEVLSVAYIGSTMRDAVAFGLLFLILLVRPQGLFGKVVQRKA